One stretch of Streptomyces sp. NBC_00443 DNA includes these proteins:
- a CDS encoding aspartate-semialdehyde dehydrogenase — MTAGTGPTLAVVGATGAVGSVMLQILSQRADIWGEIRLIASPRSAGRKLAVRGEEVEVVALTEEAFAGVDVAMFDVPDEVAARWAPVAAAKGVVVVDNSGAFRMDREVPLVVPEVNPHAVRMRPRGIVANPNCTTLSMIVALGALHAEFGLRSLVVSSYQAVSGAGRAGVETLRQQLSLVAGTELGTHPGDVRRAVGDHTGPFPEPVALNVVPWAGSLREDGWSSEEMKVRDESRKILGLPQLPVAVTCVRVPVLTGHSLTLHARFEGEVTVAKAREILATAPGVVLYDDPEAGEFPTPADVVGTDPTWVGRVRRALDDPTALELFVCGDNLRKGAALNTAQIAELVAAEFS, encoded by the coding sequence GTGACAGCCGGGACTGGACCGACGCTCGCGGTCGTGGGAGCGACCGGGGCCGTGGGCTCGGTCATGCTCCAGATCCTGTCCCAGCGTGCGGACATCTGGGGTGAGATCCGTCTGATCGCCTCGCCGCGCTCGGCCGGCCGCAAGCTGGCCGTGCGCGGCGAGGAGGTCGAGGTGGTGGCGCTCACCGAGGAGGCCTTCGCCGGGGTCGACGTCGCGATGTTCGACGTACCGGACGAGGTGGCCGCCCGATGGGCGCCGGTCGCCGCCGCCAAGGGCGTGGTGGTGGTGGACAACTCGGGCGCCTTCCGCATGGACCGGGAGGTGCCCCTCGTCGTCCCCGAGGTCAATCCGCACGCGGTCCGGATGCGGCCCCGCGGGATCGTCGCCAACCCCAACTGCACGACTCTCTCCATGATCGTGGCGCTGGGCGCGCTGCACGCGGAGTTCGGGCTGCGCTCGCTGGTGGTGTCCTCCTACCAGGCGGTGAGCGGAGCCGGGCGCGCCGGTGTGGAGACGCTCAGGCAGCAGCTGTCCCTGGTCGCCGGTACGGAACTGGGCACCCACCCCGGTGATGTGCGGCGGGCCGTCGGCGACCACACCGGGCCGTTCCCGGAGCCGGTCGCGCTGAACGTCGTGCCGTGGGCCGGGTCGCTGCGCGAGGACGGCTGGTCGTCGGAGGAGATGAAGGTGCGGGACGAGTCCCGCAAGATCCTCGGGCTGCCGCAGCTGCCGGTCGCGGTGACCTGTGTGCGGGTGCCCGTGCTGACCGGGCACTCGCTGACCCTGCATGCCCGCTTCGAGGGTGAGGTCACGGTCGCCAAGGCGCGCGAGATCCTGGCGACGGCACCGGGGGTCGTGCTGTACGACGACCCGGAGGCCGGCGAGTTCCCGACGCCCGCCGACGTGGTCGGCACGGATCCGACCTGGGTCGGCCGGGTGCGGCGCGCGCTCGACGATCCGACGGCGCTCGAACTCTTCGTCTGCGGGGACAATCTGCGCAAGGGCGCGGCCCTCAACACCGCACAGATCGCGGAGCTCGTGGCGGCGGAGTTTTCGTGA
- a CDS encoding aspartate kinase yields MGLVVQKYGGSSVADAEGIKRVAKRIVEAKKNGHQVVAVVSAMGDTTDELIDLAEQVSPIPAGRELDMLLTAGERISMALLAMAIKSLGHSAQSFTGSQAGVITDSVHNKARIIDVTPGRIRTSVDEGNIAIVAGFQGVSQDKKDITTLGRGGSDTTAVALAAALDAEVCEIYTDVDGVFTADPRVVKKAKKIDWISFEDMLELAASGSKVLLHRCVEYARRYNIPIHVRSSFSGLQGTWVSSEPIEQGVKQVEQAIISGVAHDTSEAKVTVVGVPDKPGEAAAIFRTISDAEINIDMIVQNVSAASTGLTDISFTLPKAEGRKAIDALEKNKHGIGFDSLRYDDQIGKISLVGAGMKTNPGVTADFFKALSDAGVNIELISTSEIRISVVTRADDVNEAVRAVHSAFGLDSDSDEAVVYGGTGR; encoded by the coding sequence GTGGGCCTTGTCGTGCAGAAGTACGGAGGCTCCTCCGTAGCCGATGCCGAGGGCATCAAGCGCGTCGCCAAGCGGATCGTGGAAGCCAAGAAGAACGGCCACCAGGTGGTCGCCGTGGTTTCCGCGATGGGCGACACGACGGACGAGCTGATCGATCTCGCCGAGCAGGTATCCCCGATCCCTGCCGGGCGCGAGCTCGACATGCTGCTGACCGCGGGAGAGCGGATCTCCATGGCCCTGCTGGCCATGGCGATCAAAAGCCTGGGCCACTCGGCCCAGTCGTTCACCGGCAGCCAGGCAGGTGTCATCACCGACTCGGTCCACAACAAAGCCCGGATCATCGATGTGACGCCGGGCCGGATCCGCACCTCGGTGGACGAGGGCAACATCGCCATCGTCGCCGGTTTCCAGGGCGTGAGCCAGGACAAGAAGGACATCACCACGCTGGGCCGCGGCGGGTCCGACACCACCGCGGTCGCGCTGGCCGCAGCGCTCGACGCCGAGGTGTGTGAGATCTACACCGACGTCGACGGCGTGTTCACCGCCGACCCGCGCGTGGTCAAGAAGGCGAAGAAGATCGACTGGATCTCCTTCGAGGACATGCTGGAGCTGGCTGCGTCCGGCTCGAAGGTGCTGCTCCACCGCTGTGTGGAGTACGCCCGCCGGTACAACATCCCGATCCACGTCCGGTCCAGCTTCAGCGGACTTCAGGGCACGTGGGTCAGCAGCGAGCCGATCGAGCAAGGGGTAAAGCAGGTGGAGCAGGCCATCATCTCCGGTGTCGCGCACGACACCTCCGAGGCCAAGGTCACGGTCGTCGGTGTGCCGGACAAGCCGGGCGAGGCCGCCGCGATCTTCCGGACGATCTCCGACGCCGAGATCAACATCGACATGATCGTGCAGAACGTGTCCGCCGCCTCCACGGGCCTGACGGACATCTCCTTCACGCTCCCCAAGGCCGAGGGCCGCAAGGCCATCGACGCCCTGGAGAAGAACAAGCACGGCATCGGCTTCGACTCGCTGCGCTACGACGACCAGATCGGCAAGATCTCCCTCGTCGGCGCCGGCATGAAGACCAACCCCGGTGTCACGGCCGACTTCTTCAAGGCGCTGTCCGACGCCGGCGTGAACATCGAGCTGATCTCCACCTCCGAGATCCGTATCTCGGTGGTCACCCGCGCCGACGACGTCAACGAGGCCGTGCGCGCCGTGCACTCCGCCTTCGGGCTCGACTCCGACAGCGACGAGGCCGTGGTCTATGGCGGCACCGGGCGGTGA
- a CDS encoding tRNA-dependent cyclodipeptide synthase yields MTTATASEIQHVTPAASAPATDHPDTDSPTGLFKIEPFTPHCEVIRVAGDHAVIGVSTGNSYFSAARVHDLARWGLALFERVDFVYTDLYVAEMYAASGYPPEDARRKAVKNLRGVRAKVLGAVQAVDPGGTRLYAHAMSDFRGNAAYREIHDRLQARLATDDEFRTTCEKLVDTFLTGKAGRASDAQREVCLAYVCAEAPLFLDTPAILGVPSSLNCYHQLLPMAELLYSRGAGLRASRNQGHAIVTPAEGTDPEETGTDVH; encoded by the coding sequence TTGACGACTGCGACCGCTTCAGAGATCCAGCACGTCACTCCAGCCGCATCGGCCCCCGCCACGGACCACCCGGACACGGATTCGCCGACCGGCCTTTTCAAGATCGAGCCCTTCACACCCCACTGCGAAGTCATCCGCGTCGCCGGCGACCACGCCGTCATCGGCGTCTCCACCGGCAACAGCTATTTCTCCGCCGCCCGCGTCCACGACCTGGCCCGCTGGGGCCTCGCGCTCTTCGAGCGGGTGGACTTCGTCTACACCGACCTGTACGTGGCCGAGATGTACGCCGCGTCCGGCTATCCGCCCGAGGACGCGCGCCGCAAGGCGGTGAAGAACCTGCGCGGGGTGCGGGCCAAGGTCCTGGGCGCCGTCCAGGCCGTCGACCCCGGCGGCACCCGCCTGTATGCCCACGCCATGTCCGACTTCCGCGGCAACGCGGCGTACCGCGAGATCCACGACCGGCTCCAGGCCCGCCTCGCCACCGACGACGAGTTCCGCACGACCTGCGAGAAGCTCGTCGACACCTTCCTGACCGGCAAGGCGGGACGCGCGAGCGACGCACAGCGCGAGGTCTGCCTGGCCTACGTCTGCGCCGAGGCCCCCCTCTTCCTGGACACCCCGGCCATCCTCGGCGTCCCCTCCTCCCTCAACTGCTACCACCAGCTCCTGCCGATGGCCGAGCTGCTCTACTCTCGCGGCGCCGGCCTGCGCGCCTCCCGTAACCAGGGGCACGCCATCGTGACGCCCGCCGAGGGGACCGACCCGGAGGAGACCGGCACCGATGTCCACTGA
- a CDS encoding cytochrome P450, with translation MSTETLTAIDFPFSWRGDQLPAEVEELRTGTPVRRVRTIAGDEAWLVSSYELCRQVLEDPRFSLKDTSAPGVPRQYALTIPPEVVNNMGNITGAGLRKAVLKALNPKSPGLAEWLRSYAAELVDGLVREGAPADLRGGFADPYSAGMHCRILGIPQQDAPRLMRSLDIAFMNSACPVAGARLNWDRDIAYMTERLDDPATTGLMAELAALRADPEYGHLTDEMLATVGVTMFGAGVISTAGFLTMALVSLIQHPELQAELIAHPDRIPAAVDELLRINLSIGDGLPRLATEDVQLGDVQVKAGELVLVLVEGANFDPAAFPDPYAVDLTRENSTAHLSFGGGRHYCPATALGRRHAEIALETLLERMPDVRLAVPIEQLVWRTGFMKRIPERLPIMW, from the coding sequence ATGTCCACTGAAACGCTCACCGCGATCGACTTCCCGTTCTCCTGGCGGGGCGACCAGCTCCCCGCCGAAGTAGAGGAGTTGCGCACCGGCACGCCCGTACGGCGGGTCCGCACCATCGCCGGCGACGAGGCCTGGCTCGTGTCGTCGTACGAACTCTGCCGGCAGGTCCTCGAAGACCCGCGGTTCAGCCTGAAGGACACCTCCGCCCCCGGGGTGCCCCGCCAGTACGCGCTGACGATCCCGCCCGAGGTCGTCAACAACATGGGGAACATCACCGGGGCCGGGCTGCGCAAGGCCGTACTGAAGGCCCTCAACCCGAAGAGCCCCGGCCTCGCCGAGTGGCTGCGGTCCTACGCCGCCGAGCTGGTCGACGGGCTGGTTCGCGAGGGTGCCCCGGCGGACCTGCGCGGCGGCTTCGCCGACCCGTACTCGGCGGGCATGCACTGCCGCATCCTCGGCATCCCGCAGCAGGACGCGCCGCGGCTGATGCGCAGCCTGGACATCGCGTTCATGAACTCGGCGTGTCCGGTCGCGGGGGCCCGGCTGAACTGGGACCGGGACATCGCGTACATGACCGAGCGGCTCGACGACCCGGCGACGACGGGTCTGATGGCCGAGCTCGCCGCCCTGCGCGCGGACCCCGAGTACGGCCACCTCACCGACGAGATGCTCGCGACGGTCGGGGTGACGATGTTCGGCGCGGGCGTCATCTCCACCGCGGGCTTCCTGACCATGGCGCTGGTGTCGCTGATCCAGCACCCGGAGCTCCAGGCCGAGCTGATCGCGCACCCCGACAGGATCCCCGCGGCCGTGGACGAGCTCCTGCGCATCAACCTGTCCATCGGCGACGGCCTGCCGAGGCTCGCGACCGAGGACGTACAGCTGGGCGATGTGCAGGTGAAGGCGGGCGAACTGGTCCTCGTCCTCGTCGAGGGCGCGAACTTCGACCCGGCCGCCTTCCCCGACCCGTACGCCGTCGACCTCACCCGCGAGAACAGCACCGCGCACCTCTCGTTCGGCGGCGGCCGCCACTACTGCCCCGCCACCGCCCTCGGCCGCAGGCACGCCGAGATCGCCCTGGAGACCCTGCTGGAGCGGATGCCGGACGTGCGCCTCGCGGTGCCGATCGAGCAGCTGGTGTGGCGGACCGGCTTCATGAAGCGGATTCCGGAGCGGCTGCCGATCATGTGGTAA
- a CDS encoding response regulator transcription factor: MRVLLVEDDEPVAESLRRGLLRYGFEVAWVTTGSAALGHDAPYDVVLLDLGLPDTDGLDVCKALRGRGDVPIIVISARSDETDRVVGLELGADDYVSKPFGVREVIARIRAVMRRAQPRTAAESGPDHYGPRLTVDRKAARVRLDGTEVALAPKEYDLLAFLTEEPGALMSREQIMEAVWDANWFGPTKTLDVHVAALRRKLTGAITIEAVRGVGFRLEIVKADGGGSGGGDGTS; this comes from the coding sequence GTGCGCGTACTTCTGGTGGAAGACGACGAACCGGTCGCCGAGTCGCTCCGGCGAGGACTCCTGCGGTACGGCTTCGAGGTGGCCTGGGTCACCACGGGCAGCGCGGCGCTGGGTCACGACGCCCCCTATGACGTCGTACTCCTCGATCTCGGCCTGCCCGACACCGACGGGCTCGACGTCTGCAAGGCCCTGCGCGGGCGCGGCGACGTCCCGATCATCGTGATCAGCGCGCGCAGCGACGAGACGGACCGGGTGGTCGGGCTGGAACTCGGCGCGGACGACTACGTGTCCAAGCCGTTCGGGGTCCGCGAGGTCATCGCGCGGATAAGGGCGGTGATGCGCCGCGCGCAGCCCCGGACCGCCGCCGAGTCCGGCCCGGACCACTACGGACCCCGCCTGACCGTCGACCGCAAGGCCGCCCGCGTCCGCCTGGACGGCACGGAGGTGGCCCTCGCGCCCAAGGAGTACGACCTGCTGGCCTTCCTCACCGAGGAGCCCGGGGCGCTGATGTCGCGCGAGCAGATCATGGAGGCGGTCTGGGACGCGAACTGGTTCGGCCCGACGAAGACGCTGGACGTGCATGTGGCGGCGCTGCGGCGGAAGCTGACGGGCGCGATCACGATCGAGGCAGTGCGGGGGGTCGGATTCCGGCTGGAGATCGTCAAGGCTGACGGGGGCGGGAGCGGCGGGGGCGACGGCACGTCATGA
- a CDS encoding sensor histidine kinase — protein MIRQLVRSYVLLVAVAIALFTVPVAFTLTDQLRDDTKASVLREAGAMALLLGNDESAACEALEEVANAYEDEIQVTATAACAADLPRPTADEALTRALRSGEPSVDWGSDFIWGDHLVVTVPAHEGATAGGSDKGPVVGAVRIKYSTGEMTSRLWQIWGFRAVLAVIVLGVAAAIGVVVARRLTRPLRQLNDMASKFSDGDLTARSPVTGPQETQTLARTLNQGAERLDTLIGSQRIFVADASHQLRTPLTALRLSLDNIADGVDDEFVKEDVEQATAEVVRMSRLVNGLLVLARAEAKVTAAEPLALWDIVRERLAVWRPAADERGVTIALRGSADGRLLALTSPGHMEQVLDNVLSNALEVSPDGGTITVRVEPRGDEVVLSVDDEGPGMSDTDKSRAFDRFWRGKGLTGRAGSGLGLSVVKQLVTDDGGTVALGDAPGGGLSVRISLRASSRSGG, from the coding sequence ATGATCCGTCAGCTCGTCCGCAGTTACGTCCTGCTCGTCGCGGTCGCCATCGCCCTGTTCACCGTGCCGGTGGCGTTCACGCTCACCGACCAACTCCGCGACGACACCAAGGCGTCCGTCCTGCGCGAGGCGGGCGCCATGGCCCTGCTGCTGGGCAACGACGAGAGCGCGGCATGCGAGGCCCTGGAGGAGGTGGCCAACGCCTACGAGGACGAGATCCAGGTGACCGCCACCGCGGCATGCGCTGCCGACCTGCCGCGGCCCACCGCGGACGAGGCGCTGACCAGGGCTCTGCGGTCCGGCGAGCCCTCGGTCGACTGGGGCTCCGACTTCATCTGGGGTGACCACCTGGTCGTCACCGTCCCCGCGCACGAGGGGGCCACGGCCGGCGGCAGCGACAAGGGCCCGGTCGTCGGCGCCGTACGCATCAAGTACTCGACCGGTGAGATGACCAGCCGCCTGTGGCAGATCTGGGGCTTTCGCGCGGTCCTCGCCGTGATCGTCCTGGGTGTGGCCGCAGCGATCGGCGTCGTGGTGGCCCGCCGGCTCACCCGTCCCCTGCGCCAACTCAACGACATGGCGAGCAAGTTCAGCGACGGCGATCTCACGGCCCGCTCCCCCGTCACCGGCCCGCAGGAGACCCAGACGCTGGCCCGCACCCTCAATCAGGGCGCGGAACGCCTCGACACCCTGATCGGGTCGCAGCGCATCTTCGTCGCGGACGCCTCCCATCAACTCAGGACCCCTCTCACGGCGTTGCGGCTGTCGCTGGACAACATCGCGGACGGTGTGGACGACGAGTTCGTCAAGGAGGACGTGGAGCAGGCGACCGCGGAGGTCGTCCGGATGAGCCGCCTGGTGAACGGCCTGCTGGTGCTGGCACGGGCGGAGGCGAAGGTCACCGCGGCGGAGCCGCTGGCCCTGTGGGACATCGTGCGGGAGAGGCTGGCGGTGTGGAGGCCGGCCGCCGACGAGCGCGGAGTCACCATCGCGCTCAGGGGGAGTGCCGACGGCCGGCTGCTTGCGCTGACCAGCCCCGGTCATATGGAACAGGTGCTGGACAACGTGCTCTCGAACGCCCTGGAGGTGTCACCCGACGGCGGCACGATCACGGTCCGGGTGGAGCCGCGGGGCGACGAGGTGGTGCTGTCGGTGGACGACGAGGGCCCGGGCATGTCGGACACCGACAAGTCCCGTGCCTTCGACCGCTTCTGGCGTGGCAAGGGCCTGACCGGGCGCGCGGGCTCGGGGCTCGGCCTCTCCGTCGTCAAGCAACTGGTGACCGACGACGGCGGGACGGTGGCCTTGGGCGACGCGCCCGGGGGCGGGCTGTCGGTGCGGATCAGCCTTCGGGCATCTTCGAGGAGTGGTGGTTGA
- a CDS encoding SgcJ/EcaC family oxidoreductase, which translates to MTRRSTSKRVAMVTATAVVAVGTVAAGAAVAGPGWGDGRPGKKQVAGLFDQWNRTLQTGDPEKVADLYASDAVLLPTVSNKVRADHAAIVDYFEHFLANKPVGKKIETHVNVLDNNSVIDAGTYQFTLTDPETGEKSVVKARYTYAYEKRGGEWLIVNHHSSKMPEG; encoded by the coding sequence ATGACTCGTCGTTCCACAAGCAAGCGCGTAGCCATGGTCACCGCCACCGCGGTTGTCGCCGTCGGCACCGTCGCCGCCGGTGCCGCGGTCGCCGGGCCCGGGTGGGGTGACGGGCGGCCCGGCAAGAAGCAGGTGGCCGGCCTGTTCGACCAGTGGAACAGGACGCTGCAGACCGGCGACCCGGAGAAGGTCGCCGACCTGTACGCGAGCGACGCGGTCCTGCTGCCCACCGTGTCCAACAAGGTCCGCGCCGACCACGCCGCCATAGTCGACTACTTCGAGCACTTCCTCGCCAACAAGCCCGTCGGCAAGAAGATCGAGACGCACGTCAACGTCCTCGACAACAACTCCGTGATCGACGCCGGCACCTACCAGTTCACGCTCACCGACCCCGAGACCGGCGAGAAGAGCGTCGTCAAGGCCCGCTACACGTACGCGTACGAGAAGCGCGGCGGTGAGTGGCTCATCGTCAACCACCACTCCTCGAAGATGCCCGAAGGCTGA
- a CDS encoding DUF5063 domain-containing protein — MSDATLHANEQNPDDFAVQISDQIESFLVAVTEVAKGDEPGSTVPFLLLEVSQLLLAGGRLGAHEDIVPEERYEPDLGPELDVDELRENLARLLDPVDVYSEVFDPYEPRRAPVPARISDDLTDVITDLRHGMAHYRAGRVTEALWWWQFSYFSNWGSTASATLRALHSVLAHVRLDQPLAELDGLDTDQGMGDETLEFEAGKVMEQEIVEPLGLRPAK; from the coding sequence ATGTCTGACGCCACGCTGCACGCGAACGAGCAGAACCCGGACGACTTCGCGGTCCAGATCTCGGACCAGATCGAGAGCTTCCTGGTCGCCGTCACGGAGGTCGCGAAGGGCGACGAGCCTGGCTCGACCGTGCCCTTCCTCCTCCTGGAGGTCTCCCAACTCCTCCTGGCCGGCGGCCGTCTGGGCGCCCACGAGGACATCGTCCCCGAGGAGCGCTACGAGCCCGACCTGGGCCCGGAGCTCGACGTCGACGAACTCCGCGAGAACCTCGCCCGCCTGCTGGACCCGGTCGACGTCTACTCCGAGGTCTTCGACCCCTACGAGCCCCGCAGGGCGCCGGTCCCGGCCCGGATCTCCGACGACCTGACCGACGTCATCACCGACCTGCGCCACGGCATGGCCCACTACCGCGCCGGCCGCGTCACCGAGGCGTTGTGGTGGTGGCAGTTCTCCTACTTCTCCAACTGGGGCTCTACGGCGTCGGCGACCCTGCGTGCCCTGCACTCGGTCCTGGCGCACGTCCGCCTGGACCAGCCGCTGGCGGAGCTGGACGGCCTGGACACCGACCAGGGCATGGGCGACGAGACCCTGGAGTTCGAGGCAGGCAAGGTGATGGAGCAGGAGATCGTGGAGCCGCTGGGGCTGCGCCCGGCGAAGTAG
- the recR gene encoding recombination mediator RecR, producing MYEGVVQDLIDELGRLPGVGPKSAQRIAFHILQAEPTDVRRLAQALMEVKAKVRFCATCGNIAQEELCNICRDTRRDPAVICVVEEPKDVVAIERTREFRGRYHVLGGAISPIEGVGPDDLRIRELLARLADGTVTELILATDPNLEGEATATYLARMIKPMGLKVTRLASGLPVGGDLEYADEVTLGRAFEGRRLLDV from the coding sequence TTGTACGAAGGCGTGGTCCAGGACCTCATCGACGAGCTGGGACGGCTGCCCGGCGTCGGTCCCAAGAGCGCCCAGCGGATCGCCTTCCACATCCTGCAGGCGGAACCGACGGACGTACGGCGCCTCGCGCAGGCCCTGATGGAGGTCAAGGCGAAGGTCCGCTTCTGCGCGACGTGCGGGAACATCGCGCAGGAAGAGCTGTGCAACATCTGCCGGGACACGCGCCGCGACCCGGCGGTGATCTGCGTGGTCGAGGAGCCGAAGGACGTCGTGGCGATCGAGCGCACCCGTGAGTTCCGGGGCCGCTACCACGTCCTCGGCGGCGCGATCAGTCCGATCGAGGGTGTCGGTCCGGACGACCTGCGTATACGAGAACTTCTCGCGAGGTTGGCCGACGGGACGGTCACGGAGCTGATCCTGGCCACGGACCCGAACCTGGAAGGCGAGGCCACGGCCACGTACCTCGCCCGCATGATCAAGCCCATGGGCCTGAAGGTCACCCGCCTGGCCAGCGGCCTCCCGGTGGGTGGCGACCTGGAATACGCGGACGAGGTCACCCTCGGCCGCGCCTTCGAGGGGAGACGACTCCTAGATGTCTGA
- a CDS encoding YbaB/EbfC family nucleoid-associated protein: protein MIPGGGQPNMQQLLQQAQKMQQDLARAQEELAQTEVEGQAGGGLVKATVTGSGELRALKIDPKAVDPEDTETLADLVIAAVQAANENAQALQQQKLGPLAQGLGGGSGIPGLPF, encoded by the coding sequence GTGATCCCCGGTGGTGGCCAGCCCAACATGCAGCAGCTGCTCCAGCAGGCCCAGAAGATGCAGCAGGACCTGGCGAGGGCGCAGGAGGAACTGGCTCAGACGGAGGTCGAGGGCCAGGCGGGCGGCGGCCTGGTGAAGGCCACCGTGACGGGTTCCGGCGAACTCCGGGCGCTCAAGATCGACCCGAAGGCGGTGGACCCGGAGGACACCGAGACCCTCGCCGACCTGGTCATCGCGGCCGTGCAGGCGGCCAACGAGAACGCGCAGGCGCTCCAGCAGCAGAAGCTGGGCCCGCTGGCCCAGGGCCTGGGCGGCGGCAGCGGCATCCCCGGCCTGCCCTTCTGA
- a CDS encoding SLATT domain-containing protein, whose translation MVQPEMQPDRSPQDGRGGEGAAGLRPGDLTGRAFPLGDWGEPAVRLDELYRWVERGALNTAAWYLADRVWKRRGARALRGGAASGAVVGAALPLLDVTGAVSGTAAWGYLALLLAAACVAADRFFGLTSGWIRDVATAQAVQRRLQALQFDWATESVREVLGPAEGTASEAAERCLGVLRRFCEDVTELVRAETADWMVEFRTGSAPLGIQSASAGGIRHDTGTALGRFPASPANGARPNMPRQRPPEIR comes from the coding sequence GTGGTTCAGCCGGAGATGCAGCCCGACAGGTCGCCACAGGACGGGCGGGGCGGCGAAGGGGCGGCCGGACTGCGGCCGGGCGATCTGACGGGTCGGGCCTTTCCGCTCGGGGACTGGGGAGAGCCGGCGGTGCGGTTGGACGAGCTGTACCGGTGGGTGGAGCGGGGGGCGCTGAACACGGCCGCGTGGTATCTCGCGGACCGGGTGTGGAAGCGGCGGGGGGCTCGCGCGTTGCGGGGGGGAGCGGCGTCCGGGGCGGTCGTGGGCGCCGCGTTGCCGTTGCTGGATGTGACGGGGGCGGTGAGCGGGACGGCTGCCTGGGGTTATCTGGCGCTGCTGCTGGCGGCGGCGTGCGTCGCGGCCGACCGGTTCTTCGGGCTGACGTCCGGGTGGATAAGGGACGTCGCCACGGCCCAAGCGGTGCAGCGGCGGCTTCAGGCGCTGCAGTTCGACTGGGCGACGGAGAGTGTGCGGGAGGTTCTGGGGCCGGCTGAGGGGACGGCGAGTGAGGCCGCCGAGCGGTGTCTGGGGGTGCTGCGGCGGTTCTGCGAGGACGTGACGGAGCTGGTCCGTGCGGAGACGGCGGACTGGATGGTGGAGTTCCGGACGGGATCGGCGCCGCTGGGCATTCAGTCCGCGTCGGCCGGGGGCATCCGCCACGACACGGGCACGGCCCTGGGCCGCTTCCCCGCCTCCCCGGCGAACGGCGCCCGCCCCAACATGCCGCGCCAACGCCCCCCGGAGATCCGGTGA